The Acinonyx jubatus isolate Ajub_Pintada_27869175 chromosome D3, VMU_Ajub_asm_v1.0, whole genome shotgun sequence DNA segment CCATCAAGGCCTGGTAAGATGCTCATTCTGGCTCCCGCACAGGCAGAACTGTGGCTTTGCAGCCACGTAGCAGAGAATGGAACTGGGGTAAACTGAGGACTCCCCAGCTATTGTCAGAACAGTGATTTTGGCTTTGAATTCATTTCTCTCAAGGCTGGAGGGATAATGGGGTTGCTCATACTTAGCCTTGTTCCCTGGATGTTTCGCCAGGATTCTTTTCGGAGCAGATTCATCAGGATGAGCCTCCCGGCCCCACCCAGACTCGTGGATCTGGCAGGTCAGAGCCTGCTGAAGGACCAGGCCTTGGCCATCGCTGCTCTGGAGGTGCTGCCCATGGAGCTCTTCCCACCGCTGTTCACAGCGGCCTTCGCTGGGAGGTGCAGTGAGACCCTGAAGGCAATGGTGCAGGCCTGGCCCTTTGCCTGCCTTCCTCTGGGGGCCCTGATGAAGGAGCAGCAGCCTCACCAGGAGATCTTTCAAGCTGCACTGGATGGACTTGACGTCCTGCTTGCCCAGGAGCCTCGGCCCAGGTGAGGGTGATCCCATAGCTTGAGAGGCCCTCGGGGTCCCAGCTCTTGCTTGGGGTCAGGGAGAGTACAGGGCCACAGGGTAGGCCAGGGGCTTCTGCTGGTGCCAGTGAGGAAGCTCAGAGCTGTCTTGGGGCCATCGCTGGGGTCACTCTTGGAACAGGCTGTGCACACATAGAGCTGATTGAGATGCAGAGGTGACCAAAGAAGCATGTGCCTGACCCTTCTTCATGGCAGTTAAAGGTGCTACAAGTGGGGAGCGGGAAGGATCTCAGTAGCCCAAGGAGACACCGACATACAGAGTATGGACTAAAAGTACAGGCCAGATGTCTGGGCCTCGCCTGGATTCTGAGACTCATGGTCGTATTCCCTGTTGATCTGAAAGCTTCTCGGTCTGTCTCCCATCTTCCCTGCAGGAGGTGGAAACTTCAGGTGCTGGATTTACGGAAGAATGCTCATCAGGATTTCTGGGCTGTGTGGTCTGGGACCAGGGCCAGTATATACTCCCTGTTGGAGCCAGAGGTGGCCCAGCCCGTGAAGAAGAGGCGAAAAGTAGATAGTTGCAGGCCAGGGCCCAAGCAGACCTTGGCTCCTGTGGAGGTGCTTATCGATCTTTGCCTCGAAGAAGGCACCCCTGATGAGTCTCTCGCCTACCTCATCCGGAAAGTCAAGCAGGGCAAAGGTCTGCTGCACCTGTGCTGTAAGAAGCTGAAGATTTTCGCCATGCCGATGCAGAACATTAAGAAGATCCTGAAAATGGTGCAGCTGGACTCTATCCAGGATTTGGAAGTGAATTGTACCTGGAAACTGTCCACCCTGGGGAAGTTTGCTCCTCACCTGGGTCAGATGGGCAATCTGCGTAGGCTCCTCCTCTCCCACATTCACATGTCTGCCCACTCCACCCCCACGAAGGAGGAACAGTGTGTCAGCCAGTTCACCTCTCAGTTCCTCAGGCTGCACTACCTTGAGGAACTCTATTTGGACTCTATCTCCTTCCTTAAGGACCGCCTGGACCAAGTGCTCAGGTGAGGGATGGTGAGGTTTCTTGGCAGACGGGCACAAGCCCTTTTTCATTCCAGTAAACAGTAAGGGGTGTCTGCCGCATGCCTGCCGTTTGACAGTGCCGGAGGGCAGGAGTCACTGAAGGTCCACACACGGCCATGACGTCCCCATGCATGTTGTCTCATAACCTCCCAAATGAAGGTTGGAGGTATGAACTAAAATACACACTCCTCGAAGGGACTCCTCACTAGGAATCTGTAtatggggggttgggggcaggtgAGTGTGCCTTTGAGAATTCTTCCTGAGAAAACGATGCCTGAATGATGATGgtcaaaactaatttaaaaaaaaaataactaaacctGAGGGAGTTGATGAAGGGAAAGCGTATCCCGACGTGAGGTTTCAGATCGCAAGCTCTGTGCTCGGCAGCTTTGACAACGCGAGCCTCTCCCTCCAAACCTGCCTCCCATCCCTGGCAGTAAAGGGTTGCTCTGGGTTCCACATCCAGAGGAGATGCCTGATTCTGGGCACGAGTGGGAGGGAGCAGAAATGCGGAATGGTGTCAAGTCAGATCCTTTGGGCCGCGTGCTGCCAGACCTTGCCCGCGTTAGCCCTTCATGCCCATTTCCCATTGGCCTCATGCAAACGGGTCCCAGCGACGGGTCTGAGCAGCGGCCAGAAGGAAGCCTGAGTTGAAAGCATTTCTAGTCCTGTGGCCCAGTACTAGATTTCAGTGGTTCCCTTCCTTACTTGAGACACGGGGCCGGGCTTCCCTTTTGAGTACCTCTCGTTCTCCATTGA contains these protein-coding regions:
- the PRAME gene encoding melanoma antigen preferentially expressed in tumors isoform X1, which encodes MWPELPQVYLQDSFRSRFIRMSLPAPPRLVDLAGQSLLKDQALAIAALEVLPMELFPPLFTAAFAGRCSETLKAMVQAWPFACLPLGALMKEQQPHQEIFQAALDGLDVLLAQEPRPRRWKLQVLDLRKNAHQDFWAVWSGTRASIYSLLEPEVAQPVKKRRKVDSCRPGPKQTLAPVEVLIDLCLEEGTPDESLAYLIRKVKQGKGLLHLCCKKLKIFAMPMQNIKKILKMVQLDSIQDLEVNCTWKLSTLGKFAPHLGQMGNLRRLLLSHIHMSAHSTPTKEEQCVSQFTSQFLRLHYLEELYLDSISFLKDRLDQVLSCLKTPLETLSITNCLLSESDLTHLSQHLNVSQLKDLGLSGVNLTCMSAGPLQVLIERASATLQDLDLDECGIMDSQFSAILPALSHCSQLMTFSFCGNPISIAVLEDLLHHTVGLSKLSHVLYPAPLESYEDVRGTLHLGRLAHLHARLKQMLQELGRPSMVWFSANPCPHCGDRTFYDPEPILCPCYMPV
- the PRAME gene encoding melanoma antigen preferentially expressed in tumors isoform X2, with translation MSLPAPPRLVDLAGQSLLKDQALAIAALEVLPMELFPPLFTAAFAGRCSETLKAMVQAWPFACLPLGALMKEQQPHQEIFQAALDGLDVLLAQEPRPRRWKLQVLDLRKNAHQDFWAVWSGTRASIYSLLEPEVAQPVKKRRKVDSCRPGPKQTLAPVEVLIDLCLEEGTPDESLAYLIRKVKQGKGLLHLCCKKLKIFAMPMQNIKKILKMVQLDSIQDLEVNCTWKLSTLGKFAPHLGQMGNLRRLLLSHIHMSAHSTPTKEEQCVSQFTSQFLRLHYLEELYLDSISFLKDRLDQVLSCLKTPLETLSITNCLLSESDLTHLSQHLNVSQLKDLGLSGVNLTCMSAGPLQVLIERASATLQDLDLDECGIMDSQFSAILPALSHCSQLMTFSFCGNPISIAVLEDLLHHTVGLSKLSHVLYPAPLESYEDVRGTLHLGRLAHLHARLKQMLQELGRPSMVWFSANPCPHCGDRTFYDPEPILCPCYMPV